The sequence GGATTGGGAGGACCCATTCACATCCAATTCCTGGCTGATAAACCCCGAATGGTCCAACGCCACAAATAAATCATCAACATACTGATCAGTAATGCGCCTTTCTTCAAAGAGGGTCGCGGGTTGCGTGGGGAGGGAGCTGAAAACCAGTATCCCAACCACTAAAATAAGAGCCAACACCACGTCCACGCTGAACGCGAACCCCTTCTCAAATAGCATGTTTCATTACCCCTATCTTAGTTTCATCGCCATTGAGCGCCGAGATGTCGATGGTGTTGCGGGCCGTGCGTTGGTTGACATTCACTGAGAAAACCACAAGAGAAATGACCACCCCCACTAGGAGGAAGGTGAGGAAGGTGAATAGCACCCCACGTTGATGGGTGCGCTTATTCATGCAACCACGCCCAATAATCCAGGGTATAGAATTGTGTCCCGGATGAATAATAACAGAATAACACGTCCTCATTATTGTACGCGCATTCGGGAATCGTTCCATCCGGGTTAACGACGGCGTACAGTTCGCCTTCCGCTCCCAGGTTTTGGGTGAACGCATATTCGAATGCGAGGCAGGTGGGATTTAATTGACCGCATAACGGGGGAACAGAATGGGAACCAATCACATCATTCTGTGTGGGCGGGCCGCGGTAGAAACGCACTTCGGAGGCGGGGGCGTCTAATGTTCCCCCGCTCATGATTTCGAGCGTGAGATCCACGTTATTAGGAGATAAGAGGTCGCCGGATAGAATGTTGATATTCAGATCCCTGAAATGAAAGACGTCCGTCACGAACACATTCCAATCCACCCGCACGGGATTTCCATTCAGGTCGATGTATTCGAAATAGGTTCCTGGGGAGGGGATGGAAATGATTTGGGTCTGGCAGGCTAATTGGGATGCGCAGGGGATGTTGAAGGTGTAGGTCACGCTCCACGGGGGTGGGGTGTCCGCGTTGATGTCGAAGACCAGGTTGCCCCCCATAACAGTGCCGTTCCCATCATCCACGATGGTGGTGCCGGAGTCGAAGGCGGCGAAAAGGTTGGCGTCGGATGAAATAGTACGTATATCCCGGGCGATTTGATCGAAGACATCGATGAGGGAATTCTGGTCTTCCGCATAGTAATATTTTCCCCCCGTGATGGTGGCAATACTAGTGAGTTCCGCTTCATCCGCATCGCGTCCAAACCCCACGGTGTAAATGACAATGTCATTGTTGGCCGCGTGGATAGCGGCCGTCTGAACGCTTCCCCCGGCGTTGGCTTTCCCATCCGCCATCATGACCTGGAATTTGAGGGCGAGGGGGTTGTGGCGGAGGCTCGTCAGTTCATCGGTGGCCGTGCGCACCCCGCTCGAGGTGGCGGTTTGACCGATGGCAGTCATTGCGTCGATGGGAGAATGGATGGAAGGGAAATCATTGGTGAGGAGGCTGGCCAGCGACGCTTGGCTGGCATACGTGACCAACCCTAATTGGTCAGTGGATGTATTCCACCCATTGTAATCCACGAAGGAATGGGCCGCGGTTTGGGCCTGGTTGATTTTTGGCCCGGTAGCGAGGGGAATGGTAATCAATCCCTTGATTCCAGAGTCGGTGGTCAGATAGGCCCATTCGTTCTCTATTTCTAAATCAGTGTAGCGGTAGGGCGTGGGATACGTGTCAATGAGTAGAGGGGCAGCGGGGTTGCTGATATCAATAGCCATCATCGCGCTCTCGTCTGCCACATACGCCGCATTGCCGGACAAGCGGGTGGCGCGGGCCGTGCCAGGGGTGTTGAACGTCCCTATAAGTTGGGGCGAGGAAGGATTGCTCACATCCACGATGCGCAAACCATTCATCCCATTGGAAACATAAGCATAGGAACCAAGGACAAAAACATCGTAAACAGGACTCCCGGTGAGGTCGCAGGGGGATGTTCCGCATACCCCTACCTGGACAGGGGCATTGCCACTAATGTCAAATATGCGAAACCCATTGGTCCCGTCGGCGACATACGCATGGGAACCATAAATTTGTACGCGTCGACCATCCGTTAGGGGAGAGAATCCCATCACTTGGGGATTGGATTTGGTGGTGGTATTAATCATATAGAATCGTGTCTGCGTCGCCACATAGGCCCGAGTGGCATCTCCCGCAATCCCATTGGCTTTGCCAACGAGATTTAATTGCCCCACCTGGAAAGGAGAGGCAGGGTTAATTACATCCAGGACGAGCAATCCTTTGTTTTCAACGGTAACATAGGCAAAGGATCCCACCCCCACACTATCAGTAAGAACACCGGGCGTGGTAAATGTTCCCACCCCTATGGGGTAGGCGGGTTCATTCACATCCAATACGCGCAAACCCCCGGAGCCGCTCGCTAGGTAGGCATATCCATTCAACACCCCCACTCCCCTCCCATCAGGGGTGGGGGCATACCCCCCATAACTCATGGTTGAATTGCGGTTGAGCACGAGCATGACATCCACAGGCAATCCTATCCCCGTATTCGCGGATACCGTGAGGGTGACTTTAATGTCCTGGTCACAAAAGTAGGGGCCATCCGGCACCACATTCACATCGAATTGAATATTGGCGTCCGGCGACCCCTGGAGGCGCGCGTCTATCCCTCGGTGAAATAGATCAAACCAATTGTCGGGTGGGGATAAGGTATCCGTGCATTGGGAGGAAGGTTGTTGCTTGAAGAATATTCGGCGGCCGTGCACGGGAGTAGCGGAGTTAGGGATGGGAGTGCCCGCGGTTACTTGGCTTACATTGGCATCGGGAAAGCAGGAGGAAAACGTCTGGTTGGCCCGGCAGGCATTCACATCC comes from Candidatus Diapherotrites archaeon and encodes:
- a CDS encoding VWA domain-containing protein, which encodes DVNACRANQTFSSCFPDANVSQVTAGTPIPNSATPVHGRRIFFKQQPSSQCTDTLSPPDNWFDLFHRGIDARLQGSPDANIQFDVNVVPDGPYFCDQDIKVTLTVSANTGIGLPVDVMLVLNRNSTMSYGGYAPTPDGRGVGVLNGYAYLASGSGGLRVLDVNEPAYPIGVGTFTTPGVLTDSVGVGSFAYVTVENKGLLVLDVINPASPFQVGQLNLVGKANGIAGDATRAYVATQTRFYMINTTTKSNPQVMGFSPLTDGRRVQIYGSHAYVADGTNGFRIFDISGNAPVQVGVCGTSPCDLTGSPVYDVFVLGSYAYVSNGMNGLRIVDVSNPSSPQLIGTFNTPGTARATRLSGNAAYVADESAMMAIDISNPAAPLLIDTYPTPYRYTDLEIENEWAYLTTDSGIKGLITIPLATGPKINQAQTAAHSFVDYNGWNTSTDQLGLVTYASQASLASLLTNDFPSIHSPIDAMTAIGQTATSSGVRTATDELTSLRHNPLALKFQVMMADGKANAGGSVQTAAIHAANNDIVIYTVGFGRDADEAELTSIATITGGKYYYAEDQNSLIDVFDQIARDIRTISSDANLFAAFDSGTTIVDDGNGTVMGGNLVFDINADTPPPWSVTYTFNIPCASQLACQTQIISIPSPGTYFEYIDLNGNPVRVDWNVFVTDVFHFRDLNINILSGDLLSPNNVDLTLEIMSGGTLDAPASEVRFYRGPPTQNDVIGSHSVPPLCGQLNPTCLAFEYAFTQNLGAEGELYAVVNPDGTIPECAYNNEDVLFCYYSSGTQFYTLDYWAWLHE